A genomic stretch from Prochlorococcus marinus str. MIT 9312 includes:
- the atpH gene encoding ATP synthase F1 subunit delta, whose product MPLLNSVTTPYAEALLQVVNENLQTEEMVSEVKQLLELLNDSPELEKALSSPILETEAKKKIIIEIFSNKVNSSLLNFLKLLADRQRIGILTSILNRFLEIYRENSNIALATVTSAVELTDEQKGLITQKIVNIAGTQKLELVTKIDPSLIGGFVASVGSKVIDASLASQIRKLGLSLSK is encoded by the coding sequence ATGCCACTTTTAAATTCAGTTACTACACCATATGCAGAAGCATTACTTCAAGTTGTAAATGAAAATTTGCAAACTGAAGAGATGGTTTCAGAGGTTAAACAACTTCTTGAATTATTAAATGATTCCCCTGAATTGGAAAAGGCACTATCCTCGCCAATTTTAGAAACTGAAGCTAAGAAGAAAATCATTATTGAAATCTTTTCAAATAAGGTTAATTCTTCATTGCTAAATTTCTTAAAATTATTGGCTGATAGGCAAAGAATTGGAATTCTCACATCTATTCTTAATAGATTTTTAGAGATTTACCGAGAAAATAGTAATATTGCTTTAGCAACTGTTACTTCTGCAGTCGAGCTTACTGATGAACAGAAAGGTTTAATAACCCAAAAGATCGTCAATATCGCTGGAACTCAAAAATTAGAACTTGTAACTAAAATCGACCCATCGCTTATTGGTGGTTTCGTCGCAAGTGTAGGATCTAAAGTAATTGATGCTTCTCTTGCTTCACAAATTAGAAAACTTGGGTTGTCACTATCCAAGTAA
- a CDS encoding F0F1 ATP synthase subunit B has product MNLTLLATEGFGLNFNLFETNILNWAVVVFGLYKFLPSFLGKMLQKRREGILLELKDAEDRLVNATKALDKAKKDLSSAEEKASQIKADSFKRSESIRMESEKKAIEEMARIKQSAISDESSEASRAISQLRKEAVELAIKKALDSLPNRLDSTTQENLVTQSINNIEVN; this is encoded by the coding sequence ATGAATTTAACTCTTTTAGCTACAGAAGGTTTTGGATTGAACTTCAATTTATTCGAAACTAATATCCTTAATTGGGCTGTAGTGGTCTTTGGCCTATATAAATTTTTGCCTAGTTTTCTAGGGAAAATGCTCCAAAAAAGAAGAGAAGGAATTCTTCTTGAATTAAAAGATGCCGAAGATCGACTAGTTAATGCTACTAAAGCTCTAGATAAGGCAAAAAAAGACTTATCTTCAGCAGAAGAGAAGGCTAGTCAAATTAAAGCAGATTCCTTCAAAAGATCCGAATCGATCAGAATGGAAAGTGAGAAAAAAGCAATTGAAGAGATGGCACGAATTAAACAAAGCGCAATCTCTGATGAAAGCTCTGAAGCATCCAGAGCAATTTCTCAACTTCGAAAAGAGGCTGTTGAACTAGCAATTAAGAAAGCTTTAGACTCTCTCCCAAATCGACTTGATTCAACAACTCAAGAAAATTTGGTAACTCAATCAATTAATAATATTGAGGTAAACTAA
- a CDS encoding F0F1 ATP synthase subunit B': protein MLAFNFFGATEGGLFDINATLPLMAIQVVALTYILNSLFFKPVGNVVEKREKFVSNNIIEAKNKLSEVKKLEAELLTQLQSARTEAQRIVGEAENESDKLYKEALELANNEANASKEKARLEIESQTSAARDQLSKQADDLSELIVNRLILEK from the coding sequence ATGTTGGCCTTTAATTTTTTTGGTGCTACAGAAGGTGGATTATTTGATATAAATGCCACTTTGCCACTAATGGCGATACAAGTAGTTGCGCTCACTTACATATTAAATTCTCTCTTTTTTAAGCCTGTTGGCAATGTTGTAGAAAAAAGAGAAAAGTTTGTAAGTAATAATATTATTGAGGCCAAAAATAAACTTTCTGAGGTTAAAAAATTAGAAGCTGAATTATTAACTCAGCTTCAAAGTGCTCGTACAGAAGCCCAAAGAATTGTTGGCGAAGCTGAGAATGAGTCTGACAAGCTCTATAAAGAAGCGCTAGAACTTGCTAACAATGAAGCAAATGCTTCAAAAGAAAAAGCAAGACTAGAAATTGAAAGTCAGACGTCTGCTGCTCGTGATCAACTTTCTAAACAGGCTGATGATCTAAGCGAACTTATTGTTAATAGATTGATTCTAGAAAAATGA
- the atpE gene encoding ATP synthase F0 subunit C, whose product MDSITSAASVVAAGLAVGLGAIGPGLGQGNAAQGAVEGIARQPEAEGKIRGTLLLSFAFMESLTIYGLVVALVLLFANPFS is encoded by the coding sequence ATGGATTCGATTACTTCCGCTGCATCAGTTGTAGCTGCTGGTTTAGCAGTTGGTCTAGGTGCTATTGGCCCAGGTCTTGGACAAGGTAACGCAGCTCAAGGTGCTGTTGAGGGTATTGCCCGTCAACCAGAAGCTGAAGGTAAAATCAGAGGAACTCTTCTTTTATCTTTCGCTTTCATGGAGTCATTAACAATTTACGGATTAGTTGTGGCTTTGGTACTACTTTTTGCGAATCCTTTTTCCTAA
- the atpB gene encoding F0F1 ATP synthase subunit A, with product MLFNSLLTNFAALEVGQHLYWQIGNIRLHGQVFLTSWILLGALLVFISLGTKKMENDPKGLQNLLEFLWDYIRDLARTQIGEKVYRDWMPFIGTLFLFVFVSNWGGALIPWRLIKLPSGELGAPTADINTTIALALLVSLSYFYAGLSNKGWRYFEYYVHPTPIMLPFKILEDFTKPLSLSFRLFGNILADELVVGVLVFLVPLILPIPVMFLGLFTSAIQALIFATLAAYYIGEAVEEHH from the coding sequence ATGCTTTTTAATTCCTTGCTAACAAATTTTGCAGCATTAGAAGTTGGTCAACATCTTTATTGGCAAATTGGAAATATCAGACTTCATGGGCAGGTATTTTTAACATCTTGGATTTTATTAGGAGCGTTATTAGTTTTTATTTCTTTAGGAACTAAAAAAATGGAAAATGATCCTAAAGGCCTTCAAAACTTGCTTGAGTTTCTCTGGGATTACATAAGAGATCTTGCTAGGACGCAAATAGGTGAAAAAGTTTATAGAGATTGGATGCCATTTATAGGTACTTTATTTTTATTCGTCTTTGTTAGTAATTGGGGAGGAGCTTTAATTCCTTGGAGATTGATTAAGTTACCAAGTGGAGAATTAGGAGCGCCTACTGCAGATATCAATACCACTATAGCCTTGGCTTTATTGGTTTCACTTTCTTATTTCTATGCAGGGTTAAGCAATAAGGGTTGGAGATACTTCGAATACTATGTTCACCCAACTCCGATTATGCTTCCTTTCAAAATTCTAGAGGACTTTACGAAACCTTTATCACTCTCTTTCAGGCTATTTGGAAATATTTTGGCTGATGAACTTGTTGTTGGTGTTCTAGTCTTTTTAGTTCCGCTCATTCTCCCAATACCTGTTATGTTCCTAGGATTATTTACTAGTGCAATTCAGGCATTGATTTTCGCAACTTTAGCGGCCTACTACATTGGAGAAGCTGTTGAAGAACATCATTAG
- a CDS encoding ATP synthase subunit I produces MFTSVDSNRKKLEHPSNKNVQFPQSLNNSIIKESKSGIANQIDNLLSQNDEYTKLQLTIFGITFIVSILLASITGIFLGFTFGFSIFIGAISGIFYLRLLAKSIGKLGKESSGVSKLQLLVPVCLFIFASKLGSLDIFPAMIGFFIYKPSLILYFSRS; encoded by the coding sequence ATGTTCACATCAGTGGACTCAAATAGAAAAAAACTTGAGCATCCTTCCAATAAGAATGTTCAATTTCCTCAATCCCTGAATAATTCGATCATTAAAGAAAGTAAATCTGGCATTGCCAATCAAATAGATAATTTGCTTTCTCAAAATGATGAATACACAAAATTGCAATTAACAATTTTTGGCATTACTTTTATTGTTTCTATTTTATTAGCATCAATAACTGGAATTTTTCTAGGATTTACTTTTGGTTTTAGTATTTTTATAGGTGCAATTTCTGGTATTTTTTACTTACGTTTGCTTGCCAAAAGTATAGGGAAACTTGGTAAAGAATCATCAGGTGTATCAAAATTGCAACTTTTAGTTCCAGTTTGCCTCTTTATTTTTGCGAGCAAGCTAGGATCTTTGGATATTTTTCCTGCAATGATAGGTTTTTTCATTTATAAGCCTTCACTCATTCTTTATTTTTCACGTTCTTAA
- a CDS encoding FtsW/RodA/SpoVE family cell cycle protein: MEISQEKIKYKRISKRKKTFSSNYKKNLSNVTESIVPLPWTIWPYEAKILIVLIGIWSILGICILGSSSWWVASREMGNWAYFLKKQIIWTIPGIGLFYFVLNTNIRNLLKFSRIIFYILFFLIFLTNFTGITVNGSSRWLVLGNLRLQPSELIKPFLILEASNLFAHWNLVKNDKKLISIISFGLLILLILKQPNLSTASLTGILLWVMGLCGGVKLSSLCSFASIGFITGCISILNNEYQKLRVTSFINPWKDQQESGFQLVQSLLAIGSGGLFGEGFGLSIQKLQYLPFMYTDFIFAIFAEEFGLVGCTLFLGFLAIFSYISLIISLKCRNNYTKLVAIGCGVLLTGQSIMHIAVATGSMPTTGLPLPFISYGGNSLIASFFIAGMLVRCSLESTGLIGMISTRKTLN, translated from the coding sequence TTGGAGATAAGTCAAGAAAAAATAAAATATAAAAGAATTTCTAAAAGAAAAAAAACCTTTAGTTCTAATTACAAAAAAAATCTAAGCAATGTAACAGAGTCTATAGTTCCCCTACCTTGGACGATATGGCCTTATGAGGCAAAAATTCTCATTGTCCTCATTGGAATTTGGTCGATATTAGGAATATGCATACTAGGATCATCAAGTTGGTGGGTGGCTAGTAGGGAAATGGGAAATTGGGCTTACTTCTTAAAAAAACAAATTATTTGGACAATTCCAGGAATTGGTCTATTTTATTTCGTTCTTAATACAAACATTAGAAATCTTTTAAAGTTTTCAAGAATTATTTTTTATATTTTATTCTTTTTGATTTTCCTTACCAATTTTACTGGAATTACAGTTAATGGATCTTCAAGATGGCTAGTGCTTGGCAATTTACGTCTGCAGCCATCTGAATTAATTAAACCTTTTCTAATTCTAGAAGCTTCTAACCTTTTCGCACATTGGAATCTAGTAAAGAATGATAAAAAATTAATTTCAATAATATCCTTTGGTTTATTAATTTTATTAATACTAAAACAGCCTAATTTAAGTACTGCATCACTAACTGGAATTCTTCTTTGGGTAATGGGTTTATGCGGAGGTGTAAAACTTAGCTCTCTTTGCTCATTTGCTTCAATAGGATTCATTACTGGATGTATTAGCATCCTTAATAACGAATATCAAAAACTTAGAGTTACTTCATTTATTAATCCTTGGAAAGATCAACAGGAAAGTGGATTTCAATTGGTTCAGAGTTTATTAGCTATAGGTTCAGGTGGTCTATTTGGCGAAGGTTTTGGACTGTCTATACAAAAATTACAGTATCTACCGTTCATGTATACAGATTTTATTTTTGCCATTTTTGCGGAAGAATTTGGTTTGGTGGGGTGTACTTTATTCTTAGGATTTTTAGCAATATTCTCTTATATAAGCCTCATAATTAGTCTTAAGTGCAGAAACAACTATACAAAATTAGTTGCTATCGGATGTGGTGTATTGTTGACAGGTCAATCAATAATGCATATTGCTGTAGCAACAGGTTCAATGCCTACTACAGGCTTACCACTACCTTTCATTAGTTATGGTGGCAATTCATTAATAGCGTCTTTTTTTATTGCAGGGATGTTAGTGAGATGTTCATTAGAATCAACAGGATTGATTGGTATGATTAGTACACGAAAGACTCTTAATTAG
- a CDS encoding cytochrome c biogenesis protein CcdA: MQNGLNSPGPFTIFLVFSAGLLTSLGPCSLSLLPVTIAYIGGTEKNKFKLISFSGGVVFSLVALGAASGFLGKIYGQIPSYYTSFVALIAIIMGLNLLGILKFQFPNGPDLKKIEEKIPPLLAPFTIGTTFGLASSPCITPVLATLLAWVSQAKNPIISIIFLFFFGIGQVTPLIIAGATAENLKKFLELRKFSQIIPTLSGIFLVALGLLNLFSNWI, from the coding sequence ATGCAGAATGGTCTTAATAGTCCTGGTCCATTTACTATATTTTTGGTTTTCAGCGCAGGACTATTAACGAGTCTTGGACCATGTTCATTATCATTACTTCCAGTAACAATTGCTTATATAGGAGGAACAGAGAAAAATAAATTTAAACTTATTAGTTTTTCAGGAGGAGTAGTTTTTTCGCTTGTTGCACTGGGGGCTGCGAGTGGATTCTTAGGTAAAATATATGGGCAAATTCCATCTTATTACACATCATTTGTTGCCCTAATAGCAATAATAATGGGTTTAAATTTATTAGGAATTCTAAAGTTTCAGTTTCCGAATGGACCCGATCTAAAAAAAATAGAAGAAAAAATACCACCCCTCTTAGCACCTTTTACAATAGGAACTACTTTTGGACTAGCCTCTTCACCTTGCATCACTCCAGTTTTAGCTACTCTTTTGGCTTGGGTATCGCAAGCTAAAAACCCAATAATCTCAATTATTTTTTTATTTTTCTTCGGAATAGGCCAAGTCACTCCATTAATCATTGCGGGAGCCACGGCAGAAAACTTAAAAAAATTTTTAGAGCTTAGAAAATTTAGCCAAATAATTCCCACCTTAAGTGGGATATTTTTAGTTGCCCTAGGATTATTAAATTTATTTTCAAATTGGATCTAA
- a CDS encoding cytochrome c biogenesis protein ResB: MIIFKNLILKISSLRFAISLIIFIAITSGIGTFIPQGNSNKFYIDNFDSAPIFGFLDGEKVLKLQLDHIYTSIWFLFTLILLCISLSACSFRRQIPSLKASLKWIEYNNEKKFSKLQLTSSHPINQDGDHISKVDLLLKKRGWKTYKFKSHISARRGLIGKIGPLVVHIGLIVLLLGSAYGSFTSQSNEQYLLPGESLDLVNESTNSKANIKLVNFSIERESDGIPKQFISKLNFSSEDLNINEIKTAKVNHPIRFKGLTIYQADWAISNVVLEIDNILYQLQLKEIPEIGNQVWGVLVELGSETKKNFLLTIDNENGPLKISNVENFSGNNLYINDRPLEVNSSKVSLKKIIPSSGLIIKNDPSIPFIYFSFILIIFGTIISLIPTNQLWIFVNKESHKLSIGGLSNKNLVGFKKEFFKLSEEIKNF, from the coding sequence ATGATTATTTTTAAGAATCTAATTTTAAAAATATCAAGTTTAAGATTCGCTATATCACTGATAATCTTCATAGCCATTACAAGTGGCATAGGTACTTTTATACCTCAAGGTAATAGTAATAAATTCTATATTGATAATTTCGATAGTGCTCCCATTTTTGGATTTTTAGATGGAGAAAAAGTCTTAAAACTTCAATTGGATCATATATATACAAGCATTTGGTTTTTATTTACATTAATTCTTCTTTGCATTTCCTTATCAGCTTGTAGTTTCAGGAGACAAATTCCTTCATTAAAAGCTTCATTAAAATGGATTGAATACAATAACGAAAAAAAATTTAGCAAACTGCAATTAACTTCAAGTCACCCAATCAATCAAGATGGAGACCATATATCAAAAGTAGATTTATTACTTAAAAAAAGAGGATGGAAAACATACAAATTTAAAAGTCATATTTCTGCAAGAAGGGGTTTAATTGGAAAAATCGGTCCTTTAGTTGTACATATCGGATTAATAGTCTTGCTTCTAGGTTCAGCATATGGAAGTTTTACAAGTCAATCAAATGAACAATATTTATTGCCTGGAGAAAGTTTGGATCTTGTTAATGAGAGTACAAACTCAAAAGCGAATATTAAATTAGTCAATTTTTCTATAGAACGAGAAAGTGATGGTATACCCAAACAGTTTATTTCAAAGTTAAATTTTTCTTCTGAAGATCTAAATATAAATGAAATTAAAACCGCCAAAGTTAATCACCCAATCAGATTTAAAGGATTAACTATTTATCAAGCTGATTGGGCAATATCAAATGTTGTTTTAGAAATAGATAATATCCTTTATCAATTACAATTAAAGGAGATTCCCGAAATCGGCAATCAAGTTTGGGGAGTTTTAGTTGAATTAGGATCAGAGACAAAAAAAAATTTCCTTTTAACAATAGATAATGAAAATGGTCCTCTTAAAATTTCCAATGTAGAAAATTTTTCCGGGAATAATCTCTATATCAATGACAGACCCTTAGAAGTTAACTCTTCAAAAGTATCTCTGAAAAAAATAATCCCAAGCAGTGGATTAATAATTAAAAATGATCCTTCTATACCATTTATTTACTTTTCTTTTATTTTAATAATTTTTGGAACAATAATAAGTCTTATACCAACTAACCAATTATGGATTTTTGTGAATAAAGAATCACACAAGTTATCCATTGGAGGTCTTAGCAATAAAAATCTAGTTGGTTTTAAAAAAGAATTTTTTAAATTATCAGAAGAAATAAAAAATTTTTAA
- the queF gene encoding preQ(1) synthase, with protein MSTAKLDDSTQRPLYGERIIEESKIICFENPNKKRIYEISIQLPEFTCKCPFSGYPDFAKLNIIYQPNLSVYELKSLKLYINNFRDIKISHEEVVNRIMDDLVNEGSPHWIHLNAAFNPRGNVSMQLDIFSGQKRN; from the coding sequence ATGAGTACAGCTAAATTAGATGATTCGACGCAAAGACCACTTTATGGTGAAAGAATTATTGAAGAATCAAAAATAATTTGTTTTGAGAATCCAAATAAGAAAAGAATTTATGAAATTTCTATTCAGTTACCTGAATTCACATGTAAGTGCCCCTTTTCTGGTTATCCAGATTTTGCAAAGCTAAATATTATTTATCAACCTAATTTGAGTGTCTATGAGTTGAAGTCTTTAAAGCTTTATATTAATAATTTTAGAGATATAAAAATATCACATGAGGAAGTTGTTAATAGAATTATGGATGATTTAGTGAATGAAGGCTCACCTCACTGGATACATTTAAATGCTGCATTTAACCCTAGGGGGAATGTTTCAATGCAGTTAGATATTTTTAGTGGACAGAAAAGAAATTAA
- a CDS encoding P-II family nitrogen regulator has translation MKKIEAIIRPFKLEDVKIALVNSGIVGMTVSEVRGFGRQKGQVERYRGSEFTVEFLQKLKVEVVVEDEKVNSVIDAIAEAAKTGEIGDGKIFITSIDSVVRIRTGDKDEEAL, from the coding sequence ATGAAGAAAATTGAAGCAATCATACGTCCATTTAAGCTGGAGGATGTAAAAATTGCATTAGTCAACTCTGGTATTGTTGGAATGACAGTTAGTGAAGTCAGAGGTTTTGGAAGGCAAAAAGGACAAGTCGAAAGATATAGAGGTTCCGAATTTACTGTTGAATTCCTTCAAAAACTCAAAGTAGAAGTTGTCGTAGAAGATGAAAAGGTTAATTCAGTCATAGATGCGATTGCTGAAGCAGCAAAAACTGGAGAGATAGGTGACGGAAAAATATTCATCACATCAATTGATTCTGTTGTGAGAATTAGAACTGGTGACAAAGATGAAGAAGCTCTTTAA
- a CDS encoding TlyA family RNA methyltransferase, with product MIKKSRLDLYLLNKGLCETRQKAQGLILAGKVRDINGKVLDKPGQQVLIGSEFFIDSEPMFVSRGGEKLLEAFKKLEIKVKDKICLDAGISTGGFTDCLLQQGAKLVYGIDVGYGQTAWKIRNNPKVILFERTNIRKLKPNDLLSRSNELPNFVVADLSFISLKLVFKSIGNLLEGDCIEGIFLIKPQFEVGKDKVSKGGVVRNPKFHTEAIEAVIYAAENFQWNIKNLIASPLVGPAGNHEYLAWMCLRSESNPRINSEYIQNLVKETL from the coding sequence ATGATTAAAAAAAGTAGATTAGACCTTTATCTTCTAAATAAAGGTTTATGTGAAACTCGTCAAAAAGCCCAAGGTTTAATTCTTGCGGGCAAAGTTAGAGATATAAATGGAAAAGTATTGGATAAACCTGGACAACAAGTATTAATTGGATCTGAATTTTTTATTGATTCCGAACCTATGTTTGTATCAAGGGGCGGCGAAAAATTATTGGAGGCATTTAAAAAACTTGAAATTAAAGTAAAAGATAAAATATGTCTTGACGCAGGAATCTCTACTGGGGGATTTACTGATTGCTTATTGCAACAAGGAGCAAAGTTAGTTTATGGGATAGATGTTGGTTATGGACAGACTGCATGGAAGATTAGAAATAACCCAAAAGTCATACTTTTTGAACGAACTAATATTCGAAAATTAAAACCTAATGATCTTTTATCTAGAAGTAATGAATTACCAAATTTTGTGGTTGCTGATTTATCTTTTATTTCATTAAAGTTAGTTTTTAAATCTATTGGTAATTTATTAGAAGGTGATTGTATTGAGGGAATATTTTTAATTAAACCCCAATTTGAGGTGGGTAAAGATAAAGTCAGTAAAGGTGGTGTTGTTCGCAATCCTAAATTTCACACTGAGGCTATAGAGGCTGTTATTTATGCTGCTGAGAATTTCCAATGGAATATTAAGAATTTGATAGCTTCTCCGCTGGTAGGTCCTGCTGGAAATCATGAATATCTAGCTTGGATGTGTTTAAGAAGTGAATCAAATCCAAGAATTAATAGTGAATATATACAAAATTTAGTAAAAGAAACTCTTTGA
- the purB gene encoding adenylosuccinate lyase produces the protein MIERYTLPEMGEIWTESAKFQSWLKVEIAACEANFSLGKIPENAMKEIRSNAKFDESRITEIEKEVKHDVIAFLTSVNEFVGDSGRYIHVGMTSSDVLDSGLSLQLKDSCELLLEEIEKLENEVRLLARKHKNTLMIGRSHAIHGEPISFGFKLAGWLAEIIRNKKRLLTLKESVAIGQISGAMGTYANTNPKVEQITCDLLDLKPDTASTQVISRDRHAEYVQTIALVGASLDRFATEIRNLQRTDVLEVEEGFTKGQKGSSAMPHKRNPIRSERVSGLARILRSYVLTALENVPLWHERDISHSSNERIMLPDVSICLHFMLREMKDIVSNLEVYPKNMLKNLNIYGGVIFSQKVLLLLVEKGLSREKAYSLVQKNAHQAWNTQDGNFKQNIERDNEIMDFIDKSDLEECFNPSIHLNNLSVIWEKLGI, from the coding sequence GTGATCGAGCGTTACACATTACCCGAAATGGGGGAAATCTGGACTGAAAGCGCAAAATTCCAGAGTTGGCTTAAGGTTGAAATAGCTGCATGTGAAGCAAATTTTTCCCTCGGGAAAATTCCTGAGAATGCAATGAAAGAGATACGTTCAAATGCAAAGTTTGATGAATCTAGAATTACAGAAATTGAGAAAGAAGTTAAACATGATGTCATAGCATTTCTTACAAGCGTTAATGAATTTGTAGGAGATTCTGGAAGATACATACATGTTGGTATGACCAGTAGTGATGTACTTGATTCTGGCTTATCTCTTCAGTTAAAAGATTCTTGCGAATTGTTATTAGAAGAAATTGAGAAATTAGAAAATGAAGTCAGATTATTAGCAAGGAAGCATAAAAATACATTAATGATTGGCAGATCTCATGCAATTCATGGGGAGCCAATTTCCTTCGGCTTTAAACTTGCTGGATGGTTAGCAGAAATAATAAGGAACAAAAAAAGATTGTTAACACTTAAAGAATCTGTAGCAATTGGACAAATAAGTGGTGCAATGGGAACTTATGCAAATACGAATCCCAAAGTAGAACAAATAACTTGTGATTTACTCGACTTAAAACCAGATACAGCAAGTACGCAGGTTATATCGAGAGACAGACATGCAGAATATGTGCAAACTATTGCACTAGTTGGCGCTTCTCTAGATAGATTCGCAACTGAAATCAGAAATTTACAAAGAACTGATGTTTTAGAAGTTGAGGAGGGTTTTACAAAAGGGCAAAAAGGAAGTTCTGCCATGCCTCATAAAAGAAATCCTATTAGAAGTGAAAGAGTAAGTGGTTTAGCAAGAATTTTGAGGAGTTACGTCTTAACAGCACTGGAAAATGTTCCACTTTGGCACGAGAGAGATATAAGCCATAGTTCAAATGAACGTATCATGTTACCTGACGTATCAATCTGTTTGCATTTTATGCTCAGGGAAATGAAAGATATAGTAAGCAATTTGGAAGTTTATCCAAAAAATATGCTCAAAAATTTAAATATATATGGTGGTGTAATCTTTAGTCAGAAAGTTTTACTTTTGCTTGTAGAGAAGGGCTTGTCTAGAGAAAAAGCTTATAGCTTAGTACAAAAAAATGCGCATCAGGCCTGGAATACTCAGGATGGGAATTTCAAACAAAATATAGAAAGAGATAATGAAATAATGGATTTTATTGATAAAAGTGACTTAGAAGAATGTTTTAATCCTTCAATTCATCTCAATAATTTAAGTGTAATATGGGAGAAGTTAGGTATCTAG
- a CDS encoding class II fumarate hydratase, with amino-acid sequence MTKNFRIEKDSMGTIKVPIEALWGAQTQRSIINFSIGEELIPIELIYSLTLIKKAASIANFNLGLIDKRKKDLIVEACTEILDGIHDSQFPLKVWQTGSGTQTNMNVNEVISNIAALRTNSELGSHQPIHPNDDVNKSQSTNDTFPAAIQISVVNEIIKNLVPTIRELTKILDKKSEEWKDLIKIGRTHFQDAVPLTFGQEISGWSEQLKDAENAIIMSLNELYFLPLGGTAVGTGINCPKGFCEEAIKSISDDTNLMFYKSKNNFSIMASHDRLAQVMSQIKILAGALFKISNDIKILSSGPRSGIYELIIPQNEPGSSIMPGKVNPTQCEALSMVCTQIMGLEYAVSMANSSGTLQMNEYKPLIGFNILTSLKLLKNAIENFRIKLVDGMEPNQKKMKLNLENSLMLVTAIVPKVGYEKAAEIANLAFKESLNLKEATLKLGYLNEDEFDEAMNINSMI; translated from the coding sequence ATGACAAAAAACTTTAGGATTGAAAAAGATAGTATGGGAACTATAAAGGTTCCCATAGAAGCTTTGTGGGGAGCTCAAACACAAAGATCGATAATAAATTTTTCTATTGGAGAAGAATTAATTCCAATTGAGTTAATTTATTCACTAACCCTCATAAAAAAAGCTGCTTCAATTGCGAATTTCAATTTAGGTTTAATCGATAAAAGAAAAAAAGATTTGATTGTAGAGGCATGTACAGAAATACTTGATGGGATTCATGATTCACAGTTTCCCTTAAAAGTTTGGCAAACAGGCAGTGGCACGCAAACAAATATGAATGTAAATGAGGTAATTTCAAATATTGCAGCATTAAGAACAAATTCAGAGCTTGGTAGTCATCAACCAATTCATCCGAATGATGATGTAAATAAATCTCAGTCAACTAATGATACTTTTCCTGCTGCTATTCAAATATCTGTTGTTAATGAAATAATCAAAAATTTAGTTCCAACGATAAGAGAACTTACGAAGATCCTTGATAAAAAAAGTGAAGAATGGAAAGACCTTATAAAGATAGGAAGAACCCATTTTCAAGATGCAGTGCCCCTTACTTTTGGGCAAGAAATATCAGGATGGTCAGAGCAACTTAAAGATGCTGAGAATGCAATTATTATGAGCCTAAATGAATTGTATTTCTTACCTCTGGGAGGAACTGCAGTTGGTACAGGGATTAATTGTCCAAAAGGATTTTGTGAAGAGGCAATAAAATCAATTTCCGATGATACTAATCTAATGTTCTATAAATCAAAAAATAATTTTTCTATCATGGCCTCGCATGATCGTCTAGCTCAAGTAATGAGTCAGATAAAAATATTAGCAGGTGCATTATTTAAAATTTCAAATGATATAAAAATTCTATCTTCTGGTCCAAGATCAGGAATATATGAATTAATTATCCCTCAAAATGAACCTGGAAGTTCTATCATGCCGGGCAAAGTGAATCCGACTCAATGCGAAGCCTTATCAATGGTTTGCACTCAGATAATGGGTCTTGAATATGCAGTTTCAATGGCAAATTCTAGCGGTACTTTACAGATGAATGAATATAAGCCTTTGATTGGATTTAATATTCTTACAAGTTTAAAATTACTTAAAAATGCAATAGAAAACTTTAGAATAAAATTAGTTGATGGGATGGAACCTAATCAAAAGAAAATGAAGTTAAATTTAGAAAATTCACTAATGTTGGTTACAGCCATAGTGCCAAAAGTTGGTTATGAAAAAGCAGCTGAAATTGCAAACCTTGCCTTCAAAGAATCACTAAATTTAAAAGAGGCAACACTTAAATTAGGTTATTTAAACGAAGATGAATTTGATGAAGCAATGAATATTAATTCAATGATTTGA